One genomic segment of Halalkalicoccus tibetensis includes these proteins:
- a CDS encoding extracellular solute-binding protein: MGRGNTRRRAGLSRRTFVKAAGASGVAAGSLGLAGCLGSADDDTIIIHSDTDFQDIRDTVQETLWEAGLDEDISYEVRAAADDTEQRRQDIQSALQAGRSTPDMFMMDSGWTIPFILREQTLNLEEQLSGEVLDTIENDYLQASVETARHPETDELHALPLFPDFPVMLYRRDLVEEAGYDTEGWATEPMSWQEFSEVVADTRDQSDVDFGFTTQAAAYEGLACCTFNETMSGWGGAYFGGVDNLFEAGDRPVTVDEEPVLDAIRMMRAFIHGQEDEHALEGYEQIAPTSIVQWIEDESLGPFQNGNAVAHRNWPAFGIAETAGEDDFGEAIGAMPMPYGVTEEESEYEGLGGSRVALGGWHLTINPSTDKIDECAQILEAFTAEEVQLTMFEEGTWFPPNLDLLESEEVQEIEPLNRYTDTLQALGDRAVPRPVTDIWNEQAAVIAIEVHNAYTGQKSPEEAMEDLRNRLERSEADVEDVNAN; the protein is encoded by the coding sequence ATGGGGCGAGGGAACACGAGACGACGCGCCGGGCTGTCCCGCCGAACGTTCGTCAAGGCGGCCGGGGCGTCCGGCGTGGCCGCCGGATCGCTGGGACTGGCGGGCTGTTTGGGCAGCGCGGACGACGACACGATCATCATTCACAGCGATACGGACTTCCAGGACATCAGGGACACCGTTCAGGAGACCCTCTGGGAAGCCGGCCTCGACGAGGACATCTCCTACGAGGTCCGCGCGGCCGCGGACGACACCGAACAGCGCCGCCAGGACATCCAGTCGGCGCTGCAGGCCGGGCGATCGACCCCGGACATGTTCATGATGGACTCGGGGTGGACGATCCCCTTCATCCTGCGCGAACAGACGCTGAACCTGGAGGAACAGCTCTCCGGCGAGGTGCTCGACACGATCGAGAACGACTACCTCCAGGCGTCGGTCGAGACGGCGAGACACCCGGAGACCGACGAGCTACACGCGCTACCCCTGTTTCCCGATTTCCCGGTGATGCTCTATCGTCGGGATCTCGTCGAGGAGGCGGGCTACGACACCGAGGGATGGGCGACCGAACCGATGTCCTGGCAGGAGTTCTCCGAGGTCGTCGCCGACACCCGCGACCAGAGCGACGTCGACTTCGGCTTCACGACCCAGGCGGCCGCCTACGAGGGGCTCGCCTGCTGTACGTTCAACGAGACGATGTCGGGTTGGGGCGGGGCGTACTTCGGCGGGGTCGACAACCTCTTCGAGGCCGGCGACCGGCCCGTCACGGTCGACGAGGAGCCCGTCCTGGACGCGATCCGCATGATGCGGGCGTTCATCCACGGCCAGGAGGACGAACACGCCCTCGAGGGCTACGAGCAGATCGCCCCGACCTCGATCGTCCAGTGGATCGAGGACGAGTCGCTCGGCCCGTTCCAGAACGGTAACGCGGTCGCCCACCGCAACTGGCCGGCGTTCGGGATCGCCGAGACGGCCGGCGAGGACGACTTCGGCGAGGCGATCGGTGCGATGCCGATGCCCTACGGCGTCACCGAGGAGGAGTCGGAGTACGAGGGGCTCGGCGGCTCGCGCGTCGCCCTCGGCGGGTGGCATCTGACGATCAACCCGTCGACCGACAAGATCGACGAGTGTGCCCAGATCCTCGAGGCGTTCACCGCCGAGGAGGTCCAGCTCACGATGTTCGAGGAGGGGACGTGGTTCCCGCCGAACCTCGACCTGCTCGAGTCCGAGGAGGTCCAGGAGATCGAGCCGCTGAACCGCTACACCGACACGCTGCAGGCGCTCGGCGACAGGGCCGTCCCGCGGCCGGTAACCGACATCTGGAACGAACAGGCGGCGGTGATCGCGATCGAGGTCCACAACGCCTACACGGGCCAGAAGAGCCCCGAGGAGGCGATGGAGGACCTTCGAAACCGACTCGAACGCAGCGAGGCGGACGTGGAGGACGTAAATGCCAACTGA
- a CDS encoding sugar ABC transporter permease, with product MPTDAPERGRLAPVVDWMENLSEAAYAYLLLTPAFALLALIAFYPLAATFRMSFLEDQTRGAEPLGGFVGFDNYVNILTGDARLARQFLDVQLTSGFPFVELGVGFFQQALFVTLAFAILNVLFTTLIGFGQAIVLDKDFRGRRWVRVAVIIPWAVPIVIQGMIFYLIFQPTVGFGADLMNWLGLFGSDPLASSQDSFFIILIADVWKTSAFMALLILAGLQSVDRSLYNVAKVSGASAWQRFKLITFPLVLPALLVAMLFRTMDAMRVYGLIESTAGCTTVPSLTCMVVEALFGGTRIFGTAAAVAFMTAAIIGVFISIYIVKFRDQEGGVY from the coding sequence ATGCCAACTGACGCACCCGAACGCGGACGGCTCGCACCGGTCGTCGACTGGATGGAGAACCTGAGCGAGGCGGCCTACGCCTATCTGTTGCTCACGCCGGCGTTCGCGTTGCTCGCGCTGATCGCGTTCTACCCGCTGGCCGCGACGTTTCGGATGTCGTTTCTCGAGGACCAGACCCGTGGGGCCGAGCCCCTCGGTGGGTTCGTCGGCTTCGACAACTACGTCAACATCCTCACCGGCGACGCCCGTCTCGCGAGACAGTTCCTCGACGTCCAGCTCACGAGCGGCTTCCCGTTCGTCGAACTCGGGGTCGGCTTCTTCCAGCAGGCGCTGTTCGTCACGCTGGCGTTCGCGATCCTCAACGTCCTCTTCACGACGCTGATCGGCTTCGGTCAGGCGATCGTCCTCGATAAGGACTTCCGGGGCCGGCGCTGGGTCCGGGTCGCGGTCATCATCCCATGGGCGGTGCCGATCGTCATCCAGGGAATGATCTTCTACCTGATCTTCCAGCCGACCGTCGGCTTCGGGGCGGACCTGATGAACTGGCTCGGCCTGTTCGGCTCGGACCCGCTCGCGAGCAGCCAGGACTCGTTTTTCATCATCCTGATCGCCGACGTCTGGAAGACCTCGGCGTTCATGGCGCTGTTGATCCTCGCGGGGCTCCAGAGCGTCGACCGCAGCCTCTATAACGTCGCGAAGGTGTCGGGGGCTTCGGCCTGGCAGCGCTTCAAGCTGATCACGTTCCCGCTCGTGCTGCCGGCCCTGCTGGTCGCGATGCTGTTCCGGACGATGGACGCGATGCGCGTCTACGGGCTGATCGAGTCGACGGCGGGCTGTACGACGGTGCCGTCGCTGACCTGTATGGTCGTCGAGGCGCTGTTCGGCGGGACCCGCATCTTCGGCACCGCGGCCGCCGTGGCGTTCATGACGGCGGCGATCATCGGGGTGTTCATCTCGATCTACATCGTGAAGTTCCGTGACCAGGAAGGAGGTGTCTACTGA
- a CDS encoding carbohydrate ABC transporter permease has translation MATETETAETQSDDQEREQGPLERWVGDSISDPNRAYRPMFWLVTVFFLFTTLFPFYWLLMVALTPEGQLQDVWLTPNGFNPGVFIEVFEILPFHRYMFNSFVIATVATLVVLVVASLAGYVFGRLSFPGKGPLMLLVLLVSFFPPAAFFIPINDLFNTQFAILEPIMQDGSLYNTPYALIIPLSAIFMPLAIFILTTFYSQIPDGLEDAARVEGTTRLGALFRVIIPLSAPGVATAGVLTFIGVYNEFFFSFLMTDGQPENWAPILDGILGFQGQYQTLYNAMAAASIIGVLPMAILVVVAQEKIVSGLTAGGLKE, from the coding sequence ATGGCAACCGAAACCGAGACGGCCGAGACACAGTCCGACGACCAGGAGCGCGAACAGGGTCCCCTCGAGCGGTGGGTCGGCGACTCGATCTCCGATCCCAACCGGGCCTACCGGCCGATGTTCTGGCTGGTGACGGTCTTCTTCCTGTTCACCACGCTGTTCCCGTTCTACTGGCTGCTCATGGTGGCGCTGACTCCCGAGGGTCAGCTCCAGGACGTCTGGCTGACGCCGAACGGGTTCAACCCCGGCGTGTTCATCGAGGTGTTCGAGATCCTGCCGTTCCACCGCTACATGTTCAACAGCTTCGTGATCGCGACGGTCGCGACGCTCGTCGTCCTGGTCGTGGCGAGCCTCGCGGGCTACGTCTTCGGCCGGCTCTCGTTCCCCGGGAAGGGACCGCTGATGCTTCTGGTCCTGCTGGTCTCGTTCTTCCCGCCGGCAGCCTTCTTCATCCCGATCAACGACCTGTTCAACACGCAGTTCGCGATCCTCGAGCCGATCATGCAGGACGGCAGCCTCTACAACACGCCGTACGCGTTGATCATCCCGCTGTCGGCGATCTTCATGCCGCTCGCGATATTCATCCTCACGACCTTCTACAGCCAGATCCCCGACGGGCTCGAGGACGCCGCCCGGGTCGAGGGGACCACGCGGCTGGGCGCGCTCTTTCGGGTGATCATCCCGCTGTCGGCGCCCGGCGTCGCGACCGCGGGCGTGCTCACCTTCATCGGCGTCTACAACGAGTTCTTCTTCTCGTTTCTCATGACCGACGGCCAACCCGAGAACTGGGCGCCGATCCTCGACGGGATCCTCGGGTTCCAGGGACAGTACCAGACGTTGTACAACGCGATGGCCGCGGCGTCGATCATCGGCGTGCTGCCGATGGCGATCCTCGTGGTCGTCGCACAGGAGAAGATCGTCAGCGGACTGACGGCGGGCGGCCTCAAGGAGTAA
- a CDS encoding ABC transporter ATP-binding protein, with translation MARVTLDGVTKRYEDVTAVDDMNMEIGDGEFVTFVGPSGCGKSTTMETIAGLTQPTEGTVHIGDRDVTRLPPKDRNIAMVFQNIALFPHMDVYENISFGLRLRNYEKEEVDRRVEEAADIVQLEGMMDRMPEEMSGGQRQRVAIARALVREPDVFLMDEPLANLDAKLRVHMRTELQRLHRRLDTTIIYVTHDQAEAMTMSDRIAVINAGSLQQIAPPLVCYNEPANLFVAGFIGSPSMNFVEAEVGTDELETENFSIEFDPATTDGLAPGDRVTVGVRPEDVYLDHTADGVEHSTGLIDARTDVLEPMGNEVFVYLVTGDDAETSMEVEGGAATDDQLLMSVDPDTEIDIDEEVKVVLDRSRIHLFDIETGDALRHGLVEVATTGSGTPERGVGDSD, from the coding sequence ATGGCACGAGTCACACTCGACGGAGTCACGAAACGGTACGAGGACGTAACGGCGGTCGACGACATGAACATGGAGATCGGCGACGGCGAGTTCGTCACCTTCGTCGGCCCCTCCGGCTGTGGGAAGTCGACGACGATGGAGACGATCGCGGGGCTGACCCAGCCCACCGAGGGGACGGTCCACATCGGCGACCGGGACGTGACCCGGCTCCCGCCGAAGGACCGCAACATCGCGATGGTCTTCCAGAACATCGCGCTGTTCCCCCACATGGACGTCTACGAGAACATCAGCTTCGGGCTTCGCCTCCGCAACTACGAAAAGGAGGAAGTCGATCGACGGGTCGAGGAGGCCGCCGACATCGTCCAGCTCGAGGGGATGATGGACCGGATGCCCGAGGAGATGTCCGGCGGCCAGCGCCAGCGCGTCGCGATCGCCCGCGCGCTCGTCCGGGAGCCCGACGTGTTCCTGATGGACGAGCCCCTCGCGAACCTCGACGCGAAGCTCCGCGTCCACATGCGCACGGAGCTCCAGCGGCTTCACCGCCGTTTGGACACCACGATCATCTACGTCACCCACGACCAGGCCGAAGCGATGACGATGTCCGACCGGATCGCGGTGATCAACGCGGGCTCGCTCCAGCAGATCGCCCCGCCGCTGGTCTGTTACAACGAGCCCGCGAACCTCTTCGTCGCGGGCTTCATCGGCTCGCCCTCGATGAACTTCGTCGAGGCCGAGGTCGGAACCGACGAACTCGAAACCGAGAACTTCTCGATCGAGTTCGACCCCGCGACGACCGACGGGCTCGCGCCCGGCGACCGGGTCACCGTGGGTGTCCGCCCCGAGGACGTCTACCTCGATCACACCGCCGACGGGGTCGAGCATTCGACCGGGCTGATCGACGCCCGGACGGACGTCCTCGAGCCCATGGGCAACGAGGTGTTCGTCTACCTCGTCACCGGCGACGACGCCGAGACGAGCATGGAGGTCGAGGGCGGCGCCGCGACCGACGACCAGCTACTGATGAGCGTCGACCCCGACACCGAGATCGACATCGACGAGGAGGTCAAGGTCGTTCTCGACCGTTCCCGGATCCACCTGTTCGACATCGAGACAGGGGACGCGCTCCGCCACGGGCTGGTCGAGGTCGCCACGACCGGCTCGGGGACCCCCGAACGCGGCGTCGGCGACTCGGACTGA
- a CDS encoding Gfo/Idh/MocA family oxidoreductase, with amino-acid sequence MNDPRDVSVGVIGLGNIGRYHADRLRNYGAELVGGMDVLPEARERFERDYGVATYEDHEELYSSVDALVITTPNKFHEEYAVSALEADLSVLLEKPLAHSVESAERIASAARNSEGFCMVGFHNRYLPSIEVLTNERDRGRFGELTHVEANYVRRRGIPGRGSWFTSREIAGGGAMIDIGVHALDLALHVLDFPDITEVSGVARSEFGTREDYTYLQMWGEDAGHERFDVEDSVSAFIRCAGGQTISLEVAWAANRPADNEFVVHGTDAGARFDRGDGEMTLYETSADGSAHFSDTEVRTRERDAHAAEQETFLQAVAAGEAPDQNTVEQGLLVQRVIDAIYRSSEQGRSIRFEEEWVAAE; translated from the coding sequence ATGAACGACCCACGAGACGTTTCGGTCGGGGTTATCGGCCTCGGAAACATCGGGCGTTACCACGCCGATCGGCTCCGGAACTACGGCGCGGAGCTCGTCGGCGGGATGGACGTCCTGCCCGAGGCCCGCGAGCGCTTCGAGCGTGACTACGGGGTCGCCACCTACGAGGACCACGAGGAGCTCTACTCGAGCGTCGACGCACTCGTCATCACGACGCCCAACAAGTTCCACGAGGAGTACGCGGTCTCGGCGCTCGAGGCCGACCTCAGCGTCCTGCTCGAGAAACCCCTCGCCCACTCCGTCGAGAGCGCAGAACGGATCGCGTCGGCCGCACGAAACTCCGAGGGGTTCTGTATGGTCGGTTTCCACAACCGCTATCTCCCGTCGATAGAGGTGCTCACCAACGAGCGCGACCGCGGGCGGTTCGGCGAGCTCACCCATGTCGAGGCCAACTACGTCCGCCGTCGCGGCATCCCGGGCCGTGGCTCGTGGTTCACCTCCCGGGAGATCGCGGGCGGGGGCGCGATGATCGACATCGGCGTTCACGCGCTCGACCTCGCGCTTCACGTGCTCGATTTCCCCGACATCACCGAGGTTTCCGGCGTGGCTCGCTCGGAGTTCGGCACCCGCGAGGACTACACCTACCTCCAGATGTGGGGCGAGGACGCCGGCCACGAGCGGTTCGACGTCGAGGACTCGGTGAGCGCGTTCATCCGCTGTGCGGGTGGTCAGACGATCTCGCTCGAGGTCGCGTGGGCGGCCAACCGCCCGGCGGACAACGAGTTCGTCGTCCACGGCACCGACGCCGGCGCCCGCTTCGACCGGGGGGACGGCGAGATGACCCTCTACGAGACCAGTGCCGACGGGTCGGCTCACTTCAGCGACACGGAGGTCAGGACCCGCGAGCGCGACGCCCACGCCGCGGAACAGGAGACGTTCCTGCAAGCCGTCGCCGCCGGCGAGGCACCCGACCAAAACACCGTCGAACAGGGGCTGCTCGTCCAGCGGGTGATCGACGCGATCTACCGTTCGAGCGAACAGGGCCGTTCGATCCGGTTCGAGGAGGAGTGGGTCGCAGCGGAATAA
- a CDS encoding sugar phosphate isomerase/epimerase has product MDIGVLTVPLGGQSQEEAFSYLSDIGVGAVELGCGGAPGDDHLPREEYLGNEAAQSELLDLLEEYDLRISALATHNNPIHPDEDHAGEADTELREAIELADELDVGVVTTFSGLPGGSPSAQVPNWITAPWPTEHANAHDYQWEEVAIPYWREIAEHADDHGVNVGIEMHPNMLVYEPHGIARLREATNERIGANFDPSHLYWQGIDVTEAIRYLGERDAIHHVHAKDTKVYEAQAREKGVLDTTPYTDEPNRSWLFRSIGYGHGESHWKDVVSTLRMVGYDDVLSIEHEDSLTSANEGLEKAVDVLDRAVFETTPGEAYWAE; this is encoded by the coding sequence ATGGACATCGGCGTACTCACCGTCCCGCTGGGCGGCCAGTCACAGGAGGAGGCGTTCTCGTATCTCTCCGACATCGGCGTCGGCGCGGTCGAACTGGGCTGTGGCGGCGCCCCGGGCGACGACCACCTGCCACGCGAGGAGTACCTCGGGAACGAGGCGGCCCAGTCGGAGCTGCTCGACCTGCTCGAGGAGTACGACCTCCGGATCAGCGCGCTCGCGACCCACAACAACCCGATCCACCCCGACGAGGACCACGCCGGCGAGGCCGACACCGAGCTCCGCGAGGCGATCGAACTGGCCGACGAGCTCGACGTCGGCGTGGTCACCACGTTCTCGGGGCTTCCCGGCGGCAGCCCGAGCGCGCAGGTGCCCAACTGGATCACCGCGCCGTGGCCCACCGAGCACGCCAACGCCCACGACTACCAGTGGGAGGAGGTCGCGATCCCCTACTGGCGGGAGATCGCCGAGCACGCCGACGACCACGGCGTGAACGTCGGCATCGAGATGCACCCGAACATGCTCGTCTACGAGCCCCACGGGATAGCCCGGCTGCGTGAGGCGACCAACGAGCGCATCGGCGCGAACTTCGACCCCTCGCACCTCTACTGGCAGGGGATCGACGTCACCGAGGCGATCCGGTATCTCGGCGAGCGCGACGCGATCCACCACGTCCACGCAAAGGACACCAAGGTCTACGAGGCTCAAGCGAGGGAGAAAGGGGTGCTCGACACCACGCCCTACACCGACGAGCCGAACCGCTCGTGGCTCTTTCGGTCGATCGGCTACGGCCACGGCGAGAGCCACTGGAAGGACGTCGTTTCGACGCTCAGAATGGTCGGCTACGACGACGTGCTCAGCATCGAACACGAGGACTCGCTGACCAGCGCGAACGAAGGTCTGGAGAAGGCCGTCGACGTGCTCGACCGCGCCGTCTTCGAGACGACGCCCGGCGAGGCCTACTGGGCCGAATAG
- a CDS encoding zinc-dependent alcohol dehydrogenase — MQALRWHGEGDVRVDEVPKPEIEEPTDAIVEITATAICGSDLHLYNDFMPGMEEGDILGHEPMGEVVEVGEEVDDLREGDRVVIPFTISCGECWFCENDLYSLCDETNPNAEMAAETMGHSPAGLFGFSHTLGGYDGGQAEYLRVPHADVGPIKIESDLSDEEVLFLSDIYPTGYMAAENAEIEENDTVAVWGCGPVGQFAIQSAWMMGADRVIAIDRIEERLGMAEGHADTEVIDYSEDDVYEWLMDETDGRGPDRCIDAVGSEAHHTCVDHVPDEPDRPYVLQEAIKSCRKGGTLSIPGVYIGEMDGVPMGPLMNKALTVNAGQTHVQAYLNPLLETIENGEIDPAEIITHRGSLEDGPELYETFNDKEDDCVKVVLEP, encoded by the coding sequence ATGCAAGCACTCCGATGGCACGGCGAGGGCGACGTCCGCGTTGACGAGGTTCCCAAACCCGAGATCGAGGAGCCGACCGACGCGATCGTCGAGATCACGGCCACGGCGATCTGCGGCTCGGATCTCCATCTCTACAACGATTTCATGCCGGGCATGGAGGAGGGCGACATCCTCGGCCACGAGCCGATGGGCGAGGTCGTCGAGGTCGGCGAGGAGGTAGACGACCTCCGGGAGGGTGACCGCGTCGTCATCCCCTTCACGATCAGCTGTGGGGAGTGCTGGTTCTGTGAGAACGACCTCTACTCGCTGTGTGACGAGACGAACCCGAACGCCGAGATGGCCGCCGAGACGATGGGCCACTCGCCAGCGGGGCTGTTCGGCTTCTCGCACACGCTGGGCGGCTACGACGGCGGGCAGGCCGAGTACCTGCGGGTCCCCCACGCCGACGTCGGGCCGATCAAGATCGAGTCGGACCTCTCGGACGAGGAGGTGCTGTTCCTCTCGGACATCTATCCCACGGGGTATATGGCTGCCGAGAACGCCGAGATCGAGGAGAACGACACGGTCGCCGTCTGGGGCTGTGGCCCGGTCGGCCAGTTCGCCATCCAGAGCGCCTGGATGATGGGCGCCGACCGCGTGATCGCGATCGACCGGATCGAGGAACGCCTCGGGATGGCCGAGGGCCACGCCGACACCGAGGTGATCGACTACTCCGAGGACGACGTCTACGAGTGGCTGATGGACGAGACCGACGGCCGGGGGCCGGATCGGTGTATCGACGCCGTCGGCTCGGAGGCCCACCACACCTGCGTCGACCACGTCCCCGACGAGCCCGACCGCCCGTACGTGCTCCAGGAAGCGATCAAGTCCTGTCGGAAGGGCGGGACGCTCTCGATCCCGGGCGTCTACATCGGCGAGATGGACGGCGTGCCGATGGGGCCGCTGATGAACAAAGCCCTCACGGTCAACGCGGGCCAGACCCACGTCCAGGCCTACCTGAACCCGCTGCTCGAGACGATCGAGAACGGAGAGATCGACCCCGCCGAGATCATCACCCACCGGGGTTCGCTCGAGGACGGGCCGGAGCTCTACGAGACGTTCAACGACAAGGAGGACGACTGCGTCAAGGTCGTCCTTGAGCCGTAA